One Pyrus communis chromosome 4, drPyrComm1.1, whole genome shotgun sequence genomic region harbors:
- the LOC137732167 gene encoding 2-methylene-furan-3-one reductase-like, producing the protein MLTTTPALSSTASQLTSPNQFSIKFSFTFRESNNRIAVPKSSTTQRSKLSAGFPVLRVSASSQSAPASAEVSKVGVVPSEMKAWVYGEYGGVDVLKFDNKVAVPELLEDQVLVKVVAAALNPVDFKRRQGKFKNTDSPLQTVPGYDVAGVVVKVGSKVKDFKEGDEVYGDIHEKALEGPKQSSSLAEYTAVEERLLALKPKNLDFAQAASLPLAIETAYEGLEKTGFSAGKSLLVLNGAGGVGSLVIQLAKHVFGASRIAATASTGKLELLKSLGADLAIDYTKENFEELPEKFDVVYDAIGQCDKAVKVVKEGGSVVALTGAVTPPGFRFVVTSNGAVLKKLNPYLESGKVKPVIDPKGPFPFAKLVEAFSYLETNRATGKKIQLQSSLLPTLLA; encoded by the exons ATGTTAACCACCACCCCCGCTCTCAGTTCCACTGCTTCTCAGCTCACGTCCCCAAATCAATTTTCtatcaaattttccttcacATTCCGGGAAAGTAACAACAGAATCGCGGTACCCAAAAGCTCGACTACCCAAAGATCCAAGCTTTCTGCTGGTTTTCCTGTTCTGAGAGTGTCTGCCAGTTCCCAATCAGCCCCTGCTTCGGCAGAGGTGTCAAAGGTCGGGGTTGTGCCGTCGGAGATGAAGGCGTGGGTATATGGGGAATACGGGGgtgttgatgttttgaaatTCGACAACAAAGTTGCGGTTCCTGAGTTGCTGGAGGACCAGGTTCTGGTTAAGGTTGTCGCTGCGGCTCTCAACCCGGTTGACTTCAAGAGGAGGCAGGGAAAATTCAAGAACACTGACTCTCCGCTCCAG ACCGTTCCAGGCTATGATGTCGCAGGTGTGGTGGTGAAGGTTGGCAGTAAAGTGAAGGACTTTAAAGAGGGGGACGAAGTGTATGGAGACATACACGAGAAAGCTTTGGAAGGCCCTAAACAATCTAGCTCTCTTGCAGAGTACACTGCTGTTGAAGAGAGGTTATTGGCACTTAAGCCTAAGAATCTGGATTTTGCTCAGGCTGCTTCCCTTCCTCTTGCAATCGAGACAGCTTATGAGGGTCTTGAAAAGACAGGGTTTTCTGCCGGTAAATCTTTGCTTGTTCTAAATGGTGCTGGTGGAGTTGGAAGCCTGGTGATTCAG CTAGCCAAACATGTATTTGGAGCTTCAAGAATAGCAGCCACTGCAAGCACTGGAAAGCTGGAGTTGTTGAAGAGCTTGGGCGCTGATTTAGCAATCGACTACACTAAAGAGAATTTCGAAGAATTGCCAGAAAAATTTGATGTCGTCTATGATGCTATTG GTCAATGTGATAAAGCAGTGAAGGTGGTGAAAGAAGGTGGCAGTGTGGTTGCCTTAACAGGTGCAGTAACACCTCCAGGTTTCAGATTTGTAGTTACTTCTAACGGTGCAGTTCTGAAGAAATTAAACCCGTATTTGGAGAGTGGGAAGGTGAAGCCAGTGATAGACCCCAAAGGGCCCTTTCCTTTCGCCAAGCTTGTGGAGGCTTTCTCTT